From the genome of Pukyongia salina, one region includes:
- a CDS encoding alpha/beta hydrolase: MVKQQLSLEYVYRPSSNAEGNPPAIVMLHGFGSDENDLFSFSSELPSEYAIISLRAPLQMQPFGNAWYTIYFDANNDKFSDDEQAVESRELVVKCLDEIISAYKVDPKRITLLGFSQGTILSFAVALSYPEKVANVIGLSGYVNEAILKEGYESNNFKGLNIYTSHGSVDQVIPVEWARRSKPFFEKLNIPCSYSEFPVGHGVAPQNFYEFKEWLSNR, from the coding sequence ATGGTAAAACAACAGCTTTCTTTAGAGTATGTATACAGGCCTTCATCAAACGCTGAAGGCAACCCCCCGGCTATCGTCATGCTGCACGGTTTTGGCAGTGATGAGAATGATCTTTTTTCTTTTTCTTCTGAATTACCTTCGGAATACGCCATCATCTCCCTGCGCGCTCCCCTGCAAATGCAACCGTTTGGAAATGCCTGGTACACGATTTATTTTGATGCTAACAACGATAAATTTAGTGATGATGAACAGGCTGTAGAATCCAGGGAACTGGTTGTAAAATGTTTGGATGAGATCATCTCGGCCTATAAGGTGGATCCCAAACGCATTACATTGTTAGGCTTCAGTCAGGGCACCATCCTAAGTTTTGCTGTAGCATTAAGTTATCCGGAAAAAGTAGCAAATGTGATCGGGCTTAGCGGTTACGTGAACGAGGCAATTTTAAAAGAAGGCTACGAAAGCAACAACTTCAAAGGGTTAAATATTTATACCTCCCACGGAAGTGTAGACCAGGTTATTCCGGTAGAATGGGCCCGCAGGTCGAAACCATTCTTCGAAAAACTGAATATCCCTTGTAGCTATAGTGAGTTTCCTGTAGGGCACGGGGTAGCTCCGCAAAATTTCTACGAATTCAAGGAGTGGCTCAGCAATAGATGA
- a CDS encoding DUF4870 domain-containing protein, whose product MSETSSGDGKTIAIISYVTLIGWIIALLMHNNDKTDFGAFHIRQSLGIICVAVALGILNAVVGIAILAWIIQIALLVFWILGILSAIQGEKKPVPLLGEQFQQWFKGIG is encoded by the coding sequence ATGTCTGAAACGTCCTCAGGTGATGGCAAAACCATCGCAATTATTTCGTATGTAACCCTTATTGGGTGGATTATAGCACTACTCATGCACAATAATGATAAGACCGACTTCGGTGCTTTTCATATCAGGCAGTCATTAGGAATTATTTGCGTGGCAGTAGCACTCGGGATCTTAAATGCGGTTGTTGGTATTGCTATATTAGCCTGGATCATCCAAATCGCACTCCTTGTATTCTGGATCCTGGGCATCTTAAGTGCCATCCAGGGAGAGAAGAAACCCGTGCCATTGTTAGGAGAACAATTTCAGCAATGGTTTAAAGGAATTGGATAA
- a CDS encoding DUF5916 domain-containing protein — MRNLIPILLLLICIYAYPQQKKTLEAVRIENAPKIDGLLDDAIWQSLPAYGDFFMYEPGNEGEVDPAYKTEVKMAYDDRAVYVAAYMHDPDPENILSQFSQRDEVFVQADYFSIALNTYNDGINETRFYVTSAGTIGDARRSLNNFDFGYNVVFECKVSKDENGWYAEFKIPYNALRFPEVDVQDWSVNFYRRLVGKNETHTWNFIKNSVGSATQYNGLVSGVMNIDPPVRLTFFPFAQGVVSNFDGETNTDFSAGMDLKYGLSDSFTLDATLIPDFGQVAFDKVRLNLGPFEQTFNENRQFFTEGVDLFNKGNIFFSRRIGNSPSGPLEDLQENETFTKYPERVNLLNALKISGRTRGKLGVGVLNAITERTYARAEDTITGNSRDVLVEPLANYNIMVLDQQFNDNSSVSIINSNVTREGSFRDSNVTGLVFDLADKGNNFRFSGRGIMSNVSEIDSRTTGIRTELDFYRIKGKFRYRFGHDFADKELDINDLGLNFTNNYNNFVAGASYQIFEPTATFNTYSFSFTARHRRLYKPSVQTGNNFDMNLFFVTTKRFAFGGNFGFNSKNDDYFEPRIEGRFVTFSSNLGGNIWCSSDYRKKFAYDINFGHRTWFDDPQQSYFFDLSPRYRFSDRFLLVFSTEVSLREDQFGYINDDGIDVFMGQRDITNLENEITASFNFDPYKAIDLRFRNFWSTADYSDNVFFILNEDGSRSEIEYDTTENNPNRNFNIWNLDLSFRWRFAPGSEATLLYRNQIFNLDELSTLDYGESLNNLFAQPKQNTVSLRITYFVDYNNVKGLFKKKA, encoded by the coding sequence ATGCGCAATTTAATTCCCATTCTACTCCTTTTAATATGTATTTATGCCTACCCACAACAAAAGAAAACCCTGGAGGCAGTTCGAATTGAGAATGCTCCTAAAATTGACGGATTATTAGACGATGCTATCTGGCAATCATTACCCGCCTATGGCGATTTTTTTATGTACGAACCCGGGAATGAAGGTGAGGTTGATCCCGCTTATAAAACCGAGGTTAAAATGGCGTACGATGATAGGGCCGTTTACGTGGCAGCTTATATGCATGACCCCGATCCTGAGAATATTTTAAGTCAGTTCTCACAAAGAGACGAGGTCTTTGTACAAGCAGACTATTTCTCCATAGCGCTTAATACCTACAACGACGGTATAAATGAAACACGCTTCTATGTTACAAGCGCAGGAACTATTGGTGACGCCAGGCGGAGTTTGAACAACTTCGATTTTGGCTACAATGTCGTTTTCGAATGTAAGGTATCCAAAGATGAAAATGGTTGGTATGCCGAATTTAAAATACCTTATAACGCGCTTCGTTTCCCCGAAGTGGACGTACAGGATTGGAGCGTGAACTTTTATCGCCGACTCGTTGGCAAGAATGAAACTCATACCTGGAATTTTATCAAGAATTCGGTAGGTTCGGCGACACAATATAACGGGCTGGTGAGCGGTGTTATGAATATAGATCCGCCGGTACGATTAACCTTCTTCCCCTTTGCTCAGGGAGTTGTGTCTAATTTTGACGGTGAGACCAACACCGATTTCAGCGCAGGAATGGATCTTAAGTACGGCCTTAGTGATAGTTTCACCCTGGATGCAACGCTCATTCCCGATTTTGGCCAGGTAGCCTTCGACAAGGTTCGCCTTAACCTAGGCCCTTTCGAACAGACTTTTAACGAGAACCGACAATTCTTTACAGAAGGTGTAGATCTTTTTAACAAAGGAAATATCTTCTTCTCCAGACGTATAGGGAACTCTCCTTCGGGACCGTTGGAAGATCTCCAGGAAAATGAAACATTTACCAAATACCCGGAAAGAGTGAACCTGCTCAATGCGCTGAAGATCTCGGGCCGAACAAGAGGTAAATTGGGGGTTGGTGTCCTAAACGCCATCACCGAACGTACCTATGCCAGGGCAGAAGATACTATTACCGGAAATAGCAGGGACGTGCTGGTAGAGCCCCTGGCGAATTATAATATCATGGTTCTGGACCAGCAGTTCAATGATAATTCATCGGTGTCTATTATTAACAGTAATGTCACCAGAGAAGGTAGTTTCAGGGATTCTAATGTGACAGGACTGGTTTTCGATCTGGCAGATAAGGGAAATAATTTTCGTTTTTCCGGAAGAGGGATCATGAGTAATGTAAGTGAGATAGATAGTAGAACCACAGGGATTAGAACCGAGTTGGACTTTTACAGGATCAAGGGGAAATTCAGGTACAGATTTGGACACGACTTTGCAGATAAGGAACTGGATATAAACGATCTCGGACTTAACTTCACCAACAACTATAATAATTTTGTGGCGGGTGCCTCATACCAGATCTTCGAGCCTACGGCTACTTTTAACACCTACAGTTTCTCCTTTACAGCCAGGCATCGTCGTCTCTATAAGCCCTCGGTGCAAACCGGTAATAACTTCGACATGAATTTATTTTTCGTGACCACAAAGAGGTTCGCCTTTGGTGGGAATTTTGGATTTAATAGTAAAAATGACGATTATTTCGAACCTCGCATCGAGGGTAGATTCGTGACCTTCAGCTCGAATTTGGGCGGTAATATCTGGTGTTCTTCAGATTATAGAAAGAAATTTGCTTACGACATCAATTTTGGACATCGTACGTGGTTCGACGACCCTCAGCAAAGCTATTTCTTCGATCTATCCCCAAGGTACAGGTTTTCGGACCGGTTCCTTTTGGTTTTTTCTACTGAAGTATCCCTACGGGAGGACCAGTTTGGATATATAAACGACGATGGTATCGATGTGTTTATGGGACAGCGGGATATCACCAATTTAGAGAACGAGATAACTGCCAGTTTTAATTTCGATCCTTATAAAGCGATAGATCTCCGATTTCGGAATTTCTGGAGTACGGCCGATTACAGTGATAATGTGTTCTTTATTCTGAATGAGGACGGCAGTCGCTCCGAAATTGAATACGATACCACGGAGAACAATCCTAACAGAAATTTCAATATCTGGAACCTGGATCTTAGTTTTCGATGGCGTTTCGCCCCGGGAAGCGAGGCTACCCTGCTCTATCGCAACCAGATCTTCAACCTGGATGAATTGTCTACCCTTGATTATGGGGAAAGTCTGAATAATTTATTCGCACAGCCTAAACAAAATACCGTATCTCTTCGAATAACTTATTTCGTGGATTATAACAATGTGAAAGGGCTATTCAAGAAAAAGGCTTAG
- a CDS encoding BatA domain-containing protein: MQFKHPEVLYALFLLLIPIFIHLFQLRRFQKVDFTNVAFLKKVTIQTRKSSQLKKWLTLLLRLLALAFIILAFAQPFTASVNALNTEKETVLYIDNSFSMQAKGANGPLLQRALQQLYEQSRTDSRISWFTNTDTYRDVSSQDFKGEILSVSYTPNQLSPEEVLLKAGQLFSNSQTAEKRLLYISDLQFKGTLPEIQEDITLEIVQPKPVSIQNVAIDTAYVASKNATTTKLNVRLSGVGEIATAVPVSLYNNGTLIAKIAANLSESKSTTISFDIENPSGFKGKLEINDPNLQYDNSLYFTINNPKKIKVLSINEVNSDFLTRLFEQPEFDYTRQQANNLNYNMIPDQDFVILNEIKSIPPSLANALTSFLDGGGSLMIIPSIDADINSYNNLLQSVGMGGFSELAVQEKNISQIVFAHPLYASVFEKQVVNFQYPKVNAYFITASKATSALKFEDGKPFILQNEKVYLSTAPINTGNSNFQSSPLIVPTFYNMALQSLPLANLYYENTKQNTFAIPIRLTQDEILQIKDSISSFIPLQQTKANQVLITTLDEPRNSGNYEVVKDEETIEGISFNYDRSESRLQYLQADDWENARTYNSVESMFDSIADENAINSFWKWFVIFAVVFLVLELLVLKFFKN, encoded by the coding sequence ATGCAGTTTAAACACCCCGAAGTACTTTACGCACTCTTCTTACTGCTCATCCCTATTTTCATTCATTTATTTCAATTAAGACGCTTTCAGAAGGTGGACTTCACTAATGTTGCATTTCTGAAAAAAGTTACCATTCAAACCAGAAAGAGCTCCCAGTTAAAAAAATGGCTTACCCTCCTGCTCCGTTTACTGGCATTGGCCTTTATTATACTGGCATTTGCTCAACCTTTTACTGCTTCAGTAAATGCCCTAAACACCGAAAAGGAAACCGTGCTCTACATCGATAATTCCTTTAGCATGCAGGCAAAAGGTGCCAATGGGCCCCTACTCCAACGGGCGTTACAACAATTATACGAACAATCCAGGACAGACTCGAGAATAAGCTGGTTCACAAATACAGATACATACAGAGATGTTAGCTCACAGGATTTTAAAGGTGAGATCCTTTCGGTTTCCTATACGCCCAACCAGCTTAGTCCGGAAGAGGTATTGCTAAAAGCCGGACAACTGTTCTCAAATTCTCAAACTGCCGAAAAGCGACTGCTTTATATCTCGGATCTGCAATTTAAAGGCACACTCCCGGAGATCCAGGAAGACATAACTCTGGAAATTGTTCAGCCAAAACCAGTTTCTATACAAAATGTGGCCATAGACACGGCCTATGTGGCATCCAAGAATGCAACCACAACTAAGTTGAATGTCCGCCTAAGTGGTGTGGGTGAGATCGCTACCGCTGTACCGGTTTCTTTATATAACAACGGAACCCTTATAGCCAAGATCGCCGCCAACCTGTCTGAGTCGAAAAGTACCACAATAAGTTTCGATATTGAGAACCCTTCAGGATTTAAAGGAAAACTTGAGATAAACGATCCTAATCTACAATACGACAACAGTCTGTACTTTACAATAAATAACCCTAAAAAGATAAAAGTCCTCTCGATAAACGAGGTAAATTCAGATTTCCTAACTCGCTTGTTCGAGCAACCGGAATTCGATTATACGAGACAGCAGGCCAACAATCTTAATTACAATATGATCCCCGATCAGGATTTTGTGATCCTGAATGAAATTAAAAGCATCCCTCCTTCCCTCGCAAACGCGCTTACCTCATTCTTGGATGGGGGTGGTAGTTTGATGATAATCCCTTCAATAGATGCAGATATCAATAGTTATAATAATCTGTTACAAAGTGTAGGGATGGGTGGTTTTTCTGAACTTGCCGTTCAGGAAAAGAATATCTCCCAGATCGTATTTGCACATCCATTATACGCCTCGGTATTCGAGAAACAGGTGGTTAATTTCCAGTATCCGAAGGTAAACGCCTACTTCATAACTGCGAGTAAAGCGACATCGGCTCTAAAGTTTGAAGACGGGAAACCGTTTATCCTTCAAAATGAAAAGGTCTATCTAAGTACTGCTCCCATCAATACCGGGAACTCAAATTTTCAAAGCTCACCTCTTATCGTTCCAACATTCTATAATATGGCCCTTCAAAGTTTACCTCTGGCCAATCTATATTACGAAAACACCAAACAGAATACCTTTGCAATACCCATAAGATTGACCCAGGATGAGATCCTGCAGATAAAGGATAGTATCTCCAGTTTCATCCCCCTACAACAAACCAAGGCGAACCAGGTGCTCATCACCACCCTGGATGAACCGCGGAATTCGGGTAACTACGAGGTTGTTAAGGATGAAGAGACAATAGAAGGAATAAGCTTTAATTACGATCGCAGTGAGAGTAGGTTACAATACCTCCAGGCCGATGATTGGGAAAATGCCCGAACCTATAACAGCGTGGAATCTATGTTCGACTCCATTGCTGATGAGAACGCCATAAACAGCTTTTGGAAATGGTTTGTTATTTTTGCAGTAGTTTTCCTTGTCCTGGAATTGCTGGTGCTGAAATTCTTTAAAAATTAA
- a CDS encoding sensor histidine kinase, with protein sequence MIKPAIPSNEKERLEALRSYNILYSKKEEEYDQITELVAHITDMPVSLISLVDQDEVWFKSAHGLDITSSSRDVSFCSYALGVEENFLILENLKEHPDFYEHPYVIAKKNPIHFYAGFCLLDSNGYALGTLCVIDHKPNQISEKQITALKVLAKQVVMLIELNKRNRELHAIQKELKEKNDDLKDFAGRVSHDMKMPLANMIITADILKAKFDDQIDPEAMKYLDYLKDSAFSLSDYIAGMLSHYESDSIAEQNEEEFDLNHLLEEIVELLNIDNQCDINFPEISFELSCNRAALEQIFLNLIGNSLKYNDKETIVINIDCEKENGCYHFTITDNGIGIPADKMDSIFQLFSTVGNLDRQGRKGNGIGLSTVKKLVEKLGGTISVESQLGEGTSFHFSIKGN encoded by the coding sequence TTGATCAAACCGGCCATTCCTTCGAACGAAAAAGAACGTTTAGAAGCCCTGCGAAGTTACAATATCCTTTACTCCAAAAAGGAGGAAGAATATGACCAGATAACAGAGTTGGTAGCTCATATCACCGATATGCCCGTTTCTCTGATCTCCCTTGTAGACCAAGATGAAGTTTGGTTTAAATCGGCTCACGGTCTTGATATAACCTCCAGTAGCCGTGACGTGTCCTTTTGCAGTTACGCACTTGGTGTAGAGGAAAATTTCCTTATTCTCGAAAACTTAAAAGAGCATCCCGACTTTTACGAACATCCATATGTGATAGCAAAAAAGAATCCCATTCATTTCTATGCAGGTTTCTGCCTTTTAGATTCTAATGGATATGCGCTGGGTACCCTCTGTGTGATCGACCATAAGCCAAATCAAATTTCAGAAAAACAAATAACAGCCCTAAAAGTTCTAGCTAAACAAGTGGTAATGCTTATCGAGTTGAATAAGCGAAATAGAGAACTGCATGCCATTCAAAAAGAATTAAAGGAAAAGAATGACGACCTCAAGGATTTTGCCGGAAGAGTTTCTCACGACATGAAGATGCCCCTGGCAAATATGATCATAACGGCAGACATCCTGAAGGCCAAATTTGACGATCAGATAGATCCGGAGGCTATGAAATACCTTGATTATTTGAAGGATTCTGCTTTTTCATTAAGCGATTATATCGCCGGGATGTTAAGCCATTACGAAAGTGATAGTATTGCCGAACAAAACGAAGAGGAATTCGATCTAAACCATCTGCTGGAAGAGATCGTGGAATTGCTTAACATTGATAATCAATGCGATATCAATTTCCCCGAGATAAGCTTCGAACTGAGTTGCAACCGAGCCGCCCTGGAGCAGATCTTCCTCAACCTGATCGGGAACAGCCTTAAATACAACGATAAAGAGACTATTGTAATAAATATCGACTGCGAAAAAGAGAATGGCTGCTATCATTTCACTATTACAGATAATGGGATAGGAATCCCGGCAGACAAAATGGACAGCATATTCCAACTGTTTTCTACCGTTGGAAACCTGGACAGGCAGGGGAGAAAAGGAAATGGGATTGGCTTATCCACGGTAAAGAAATTGGTGGAAAAGCTAGGCGGAACCATAAGCGTGGAATCTCAATTAGGGGAAGGAACCAGTTTTCATTTTTCTATAAAAGGAAATTAG
- a CDS encoding TIGR02757 family protein, whose translation MKPEALKEFLDEKAYQYNQPTFIVSDPIQIPHRFSKKEDIEIAAFLTATIAWGNRKSIITNATKLMTLLDESPFDCIMNLEQVDTKRFAGFVHRTFNATDLEYFLRAIQNIYKKHGGLEAVFTNNAQPDTLQPAIHNFRKIFFELDHLPRTEKHISDPMKNSAAKRINMFLRWMVRPGDTGVDFGIWKTLKPSQLSCPLDVHSGNVARKLRLMERKQNDAKALNELDVALRRLDPKDPVKYDFALFGLGVFEKF comes from the coding sequence ATGAAACCAGAGGCCCTGAAAGAATTTCTGGACGAAAAAGCCTACCAATACAATCAACCTACGTTCATAGTAAGTGATCCTATACAAATTCCGCACAGATTCAGTAAGAAAGAAGATATAGAGATCGCGGCTTTTTTAACAGCAACCATAGCCTGGGGAAATCGCAAAAGTATCATCACCAACGCCACCAAACTAATGACTCTGCTGGATGAGAGTCCGTTTGATTGCATCATGAATTTAGAACAGGTCGACACCAAACGTTTTGCAGGTTTTGTACACCGTACATTCAATGCAACGGATCTGGAATATTTCCTGAGGGCTATTCAGAATATCTACAAAAAACACGGGGGGTTGGAGGCAGTATTCACCAATAATGCCCAACCGGATACCCTGCAACCTGCTATTCATAACTTCAGAAAGATCTTTTTCGAACTTGATCACTTACCACGAACCGAGAAGCATATTAGTGACCCAATGAAGAATTCTGCTGCTAAAAGAATCAATATGTTCCTTCGCTGGATGGTCCGTCCCGGAGATACCGGCGTGGACTTTGGGATATGGAAAACTCTCAAACCTTCACAGCTCTCCTGCCCACTTGATGTTCATTCGGGGAATGTAGCCCGAAAGCTCAGGTTAATGGAGCGGAAACAAAATGACGCAAAAGCTTTAAATGAATTGGATGTTGCACTTCGTAGACTTGATCCCAAGGATCCGGTGAAGTACGATTTCGCACTTTTCGGATTGGGAGTGTTCGAGAAATTTTAA
- a CDS encoding ABC transporter ATP-binding protein encodes MIEARNIHKYYDNLHVLKGVDISIAGGEIVSIVGASGAGKTTLLQILGTLDKANEGSLNINNTNISALSRRELAKFRNSTLGFIFQFHQLLPEFTALENVCIPAFIKKTPRAEASRRASELLEFLGLKDRGHHKPNELSGGEQQRVAVARALINNPQIILADEPSGNLDTESAENLHNLFFKLRDEFGQTFVIVTHNEELAAMADRKFVMQDGLIIS; translated from the coding sequence ATGATCGAAGCCAGAAACATTCATAAATATTACGACAACCTTCACGTATTGAAAGGAGTGGATATATCGATAGCTGGTGGTGAGATCGTATCGATAGTTGGAGCCTCAGGAGCGGGAAAAACAACCTTGCTCCAGATCCTGGGAACGCTGGATAAGGCGAACGAGGGAAGTTTAAACATAAACAATACAAATATATCGGCCCTGAGCAGGAGAGAACTGGCAAAGTTTAGAAATTCTACCCTGGGATTCATTTTTCAGTTTCATCAGCTATTGCCCGAATTCACAGCGCTGGAAAACGTATGTATTCCTGCCTTTATAAAAAAGACACCCAGGGCTGAAGCCAGCCGTCGTGCTTCGGAGCTTCTGGAATTTCTCGGGTTAAAGGACAGGGGACATCACAAGCCTAATGAACTATCTGGTGGCGAGCAACAGCGGGTAGCTGTAGCCAGAGCGCTGATCAATAATCCGCAGATCATACTGGCCGATGAACCCAGTGGCAATTTGGATACCGAAAGCGCCGAGAATCTACATAATCTATTCTTCAAGCTTCGCGATGAATTTGGGCAAACCTTCGTGATCGTTACACACAACGAGGAACTGGCGGCTATGGCCGACAGGAAATTTGTGATGCAGGACGGATTAATTATCAGTTAA
- a CDS encoding MBL fold metallo-hydrolase encodes MKITFLGTGTSQGIPVIGSDHPVCKSTDPRDKRLRVSAMVEWDQYRYVIDCGPDFRQQMLREEVTAINGVLLTHEHSDHTAGIDDIRPFYFRQGNVPFYGLKRVFEALHERFAYIFETENKYPGAPTIEEIEIDKHSTFELGGQKVVPVEVWHAELSVLGFRIGDFTYLTDVKTISEEEIEKIKGSKVLVLNALRYKPHVSHLNISEALALVDKVKPEKTYFTHISHLMGFHAEVEPTLPENVFLAYDGLKIEI; translated from the coding sequence ATGAAAATCACCTTCTTAGGTACCGGAACATCTCAGGGCATTCCCGTTATAGGAAGTGATCACCCGGTGTGTAAAAGTACCGACCCTAGAGATAAGAGGCTTAGAGTTTCGGCCATGGTAGAGTGGGATCAATATCGATATGTGATAGATTGCGGACCCGATTTCAGGCAACAGATGCTCAGGGAAGAGGTTACCGCCATTAACGGGGTTCTGCTAACTCATGAACACAGCGACCATACTGCGGGCATCGATGATATCCGTCCCTTTTATTTCAGGCAGGGAAATGTACCATTCTATGGATTGAAGCGAGTATTTGAGGCACTCCATGAGCGTTTTGCATACATTTTTGAGACTGAAAACAAATATCCCGGAGCGCCCACCATTGAAGAGATAGAAATTGATAAACACAGTACTTTCGAATTAGGAGGACAAAAGGTAGTTCCAGTAGAGGTGTGGCACGCAGAGCTGTCGGTGTTGGGTTTTCGAATAGGCGATTTCACCTACCTCACCGATGTTAAAACTATTTCAGAAGAAGAAATAGAGAAAATAAAAGGCAGTAAAGTACTCGTGCTAAATGCCCTGAGATATAAACCACATGTTTCACACTTAAATATTTCGGAAGCACTTGCGTTAGTAGATAAAGTGAAGCCGGAAAAAACCTATTTTACCCATATTAGTCATTTAATGGGTTTTCATGCCGAAGTGGAGCCAACACTTCCCGAGAATGTGTTTTTGGCTTACGACGGACTAAAAATTGAAATATAA
- a CDS encoding dihydroorotase, producing MSLLLLKSATIIDATGKHHLKKRDVLIEKGVIKKIATSLQEKGAREIELPNLHISRGWFDSSVSFGEPGYEERENISNGLRTAAFSGFTQVAVNPNTNPVTDTKAGVQFLKAKAEGNPVSLFPVGALTVRGEGKDLAELYDMYNEGAVAFGDYKNPVKNPNLLKIALQYCQNFNALVQSMPYEPQVATKGVMNEELNSTRLGLKGIPALAEELQITRDLYLLEYTGGKLHIPTISTKTGVELIRNAKKKGLNVSCSVAVANLMLTDDELEEFDTNYKLLPPLRAEADRKALIKGLKDGTIDGVTSDHDPIDIENKKTEFDHAMFGSIGLESSFGALNAVLGTELAVQALTSLKERFGVPSAALEEGSTANITLFDPEPDYAFSEKDIRSTSMNSAMLGKKLKGRAYGIYSNKKLVLNK from the coding sequence ATGAGTTTACTTTTACTTAAATCTGCTACCATCATCGATGCCACGGGCAAACATCATCTCAAAAAAAGAGATGTACTCATCGAAAAGGGTGTAATAAAGAAAATAGCAACCTCGCTTCAGGAGAAAGGTGCCCGGGAAATAGAATTGCCCAATCTGCATATTTCCAGAGGTTGGTTCGATTCTTCGGTATCCTTTGGAGAACCGGGCTATGAGGAAAGGGAAAATATCTCAAACGGACTCCGTACTGCAGCCTTCAGCGGTTTTACCCAGGTTGCCGTTAATCCTAACACCAATCCGGTAACCGATACAAAAGCAGGGGTGCAGTTCCTTAAAGCCAAAGCGGAGGGCAATCCTGTTAGCCTGTTTCCAGTTGGCGCACTCACGGTTCGAGGTGAAGGAAAAGATCTGGCCGAACTCTACGATATGTACAACGAAGGGGCTGTAGCATTTGGCGACTATAAAAACCCTGTTAAAAATCCCAATTTGCTTAAGATAGCGCTGCAATATTGCCAGAATTTCAACGCCCTGGTACAATCCATGCCCTACGAACCCCAGGTAGCAACCAAAGGTGTAATGAACGAAGAACTAAACAGCACCAGACTTGGATTAAAAGGAATCCCGGCCCTGGCAGAAGAATTGCAGATCACAAGAGATCTCTACCTGCTCGAGTATACAGGTGGAAAGTTACACATTCCTACCATCTCGACTAAAACCGGGGTGGAACTCATCCGGAACGCAAAAAAGAAAGGCCTTAATGTAAGTTGCAGCGTGGCTGTGGCCAACTTAATGCTTACCGACGATGAACTTGAAGAATTCGATACTAATTACAAGCTTTTACCTCCTTTACGCGCAGAGGCAGACAGGAAAGCCCTGATAAAAGGCCTTAAGGATGGAACTATTGATGGCGTAACATCGGATCACGACCCGATAGATATCGAGAATAAGAAAACCGAATTCGATCACGCCATGTTTGGAAGTATAGGCCTGGAAAGTAGTTTTGGAGCTTTAAACGCGGTTTTAGGTACCGAGCTGGCCGTGCAGGCCCTCACCTCCTTAAAGGAGCGATTTGGCGTACCAAGCGCCGCATTGGAGGAAGGATCGACGGCGAATATCACTCTCTTCGATCCGGAACCCGACTACGCATTCTCTGAAAAGGATATTAGATCCACTTCCATGAATTCAGCTATGCTGGGAAAAAAATTAAAAGGAAGAGCTTACGGGATCTATTCGAACAAGAAACTGGTACTAAATAAGTAG